One Thermoplasma volcanium GSS1 genomic window carries:
- a CDS encoding phospholipase D-like domain-containing protein, whose translation MTIYVEPQDGIVPIIKFIRRVRKKIFMNFYLIDDDRIINEIREAKKRGVDVRIIVDGKPYGMGQSKVDVKELSSTCASVKLSPPRFDASDVFDHAKYMVSEKYFEIGTANMTEASFSRNREYIYIGKNRKIRKCLMSLFISDWENSNETGIRCKELVISPGSESTILHILRTSKLVESEEVGDDTRIIETLSSRRRKLKIVIPSSASQNDIANMKKLRERGVKARLMPPDRLYMHAKAVLFKDYVFIGSQNFTSTSLNRNREVGIIIRSLSDRRKIKRIMVADWKRSEKI comes from the coding sequence ATGACAATCTACGTTGAACCTCAAGATGGCATAGTTCCCATTATTAAATTTATCAGACGAGTTAGGAAGAAGATCTTCATGAATTTTTATTTGATTGATGATGATCGCATCATAAACGAGATTAGAGAGGCTAAAAAGAGAGGCGTCGATGTAAGGATAATAGTTGACGGGAAGCCGTACGGGATGGGCCAATCAAAAGTAGACGTGAAAGAACTATCGTCAACCTGTGCAAGCGTCAAATTATCTCCACCCAGATTCGATGCTAGCGATGTTTTTGATCACGCAAAGTATATGGTATCAGAAAAATACTTCGAAATTGGAACCGCAAATATGACTGAAGCTTCCTTTTCAAGGAATAGAGAGTACATCTACATAGGCAAAAACCGTAAAATCAGAAAATGCCTTATGTCACTTTTCATATCGGATTGGGAGAACTCAAATGAAACAGGAATTAGATGCAAAGAACTTGTCATTTCACCTGGATCTGAATCCACGATTCTCCATATTTTAAGAACGTCGAAACTAGTAGAAAGCGAAGAAGTTGGAGATGATACAAGAATAATAGAAACGTTATCCAGCAGGAGAAGAAAATTGAAGATCGTTATACCTTCTTCTGCCTCTCAAAATGATATAGCCAATATGAAAAAATTGAGGGAGAGAGGTGTTAAAGCGAGACTAATGCCTCCAGATAGACTATACATGCACGCAAAAGCTGTATTATTCAAGGATTACGTTTTCATAGGATCACAGAATTTTACATCTACGAGCCTTAATAGAAACCGGGAAGTGGGGATAATTATACGATCCCTATCTGACAGGAGGAAAATTAAAAGAATAATGGTAGCAGATTGGAAACGATCTGAAAAGATTTAA
- a CDS encoding ATP-dependent DNA helicase, protein MKISDLGYDESFLDLFEGNDFELYDHQRMAIEQFRKGKNIMVSVPTAAGKTLIAYSAIYETFKKKLKSIYIVPLRSLAMEKYEELSRLRELGMRVKLSIGNYDDTPDFIKRYDVVILTSEKADSLMHHDPYMMEEVGLMVIDEIHMIGDEYRGPTLETVITTARYVNPETRIIALSATVSNASEIAEWLNASLIKSSFRPVPLKVGILYRNRLFLDGDARSDVDINLLVKETVDDGGQVLIFVSSRKRAEDMAKNLSQLFDPINDLKVSSEDANVYDDLLNEMLPHGVSFHHAGLSNEQRSFIEKAFRHRKLKVIVATPTLAAGVNLPARLVIVKDVTRYGDLGITYLSNMEVKQMIGRAGRPGYDQYGIGIIYAASANSYQVVKEYISEEPEPVDSYIGKPEKVRFNTLAAIAMGLATSQVEMEEFYRSTFYYAQNGEDEIPNRINESIKFLKENGFIKEKDSLRATEFGKMISNLYIDPESAIILKKYFDDNDDIDTALYYISLCREIAPINMQDDYAAMEFLESIGHIDGDIEAAKTALVLREWISEASTRRIFEMYGVAPGDLQARVNNADWISYSLAHLASIFKPERRRKLEILNMRIKEGIREELMDLVLIPAIGRVRARRLYEAGIHNVQELAFSDPSRIKMLYGFSDTLANAVVKRAKAIVSERIR, encoded by the coding sequence GTGAAAATCAGCGATCTTGGTTATGATGAGTCGTTCCTTGACCTCTTTGAAGGGAACGATTTTGAACTTTACGATCACCAGCGCATGGCAATTGAACAGTTCCGCAAAGGGAAAAATATAATGGTATCAGTTCCCACTGCAGCTGGTAAAACACTAATAGCTTATTCTGCCATATATGAGACCTTTAAGAAAAAACTAAAATCGATCTACATTGTCCCATTAAGATCACTTGCAATGGAAAAATATGAGGAACTCTCTAGGTTGAGAGAGCTAGGGATGAGGGTGAAATTATCAATAGGGAACTACGATGATACACCTGATTTTATTAAGAGATATGATGTCGTAATCTTAACTTCAGAGAAAGCTGATTCATTAATGCACCATGATCCGTACATGATGGAAGAAGTTGGTTTGATGGTGATCGATGAAATACACATGATAGGTGACGAGTACAGGGGCCCCACACTAGAAACAGTTATTACAACTGCCCGGTACGTTAATCCAGAGACGCGCATAATAGCTCTATCCGCCACTGTATCTAACGCATCTGAGATAGCGGAGTGGCTTAATGCAAGCCTCATAAAGAGTTCATTTCGCCCAGTGCCATTGAAAGTCGGTATATTATATAGGAATAGGCTTTTCCTTGATGGAGATGCAAGATCTGATGTAGATATAAATTTACTTGTGAAAGAAACTGTAGACGACGGCGGGCAGGTTCTTATCTTCGTTAGCTCAAGAAAAAGGGCGGAAGATATGGCCAAGAATTTGTCCCAGTTGTTTGATCCTATAAATGATCTAAAGGTAAGTAGTGAAGATGCAAACGTATACGATGATCTCTTGAACGAAATGTTGCCACATGGCGTTTCATTCCATCATGCTGGCCTGAGCAATGAACAGCGCTCTTTCATAGAAAAGGCGTTCCGACATCGAAAGCTAAAGGTAATAGTTGCAACCCCGACTTTGGCTGCTGGAGTTAACCTGCCTGCTAGGCTTGTAATAGTAAAGGATGTAACAAGGTACGGGGATCTAGGCATTACATACTTATCTAATATGGAAGTAAAGCAGATGATAGGCCGTGCTGGCAGGCCTGGATATGACCAATACGGAATCGGAATAATATATGCAGCTTCAGCTAACAGCTATCAGGTAGTTAAAGAGTATATATCAGAAGAACCCGAGCCCGTAGATTCCTACATTGGAAAGCCAGAAAAAGTGAGGTTCAATACTTTAGCAGCAATAGCAATGGGCCTAGCGACTTCTCAAGTCGAAATGGAAGAGTTTTACCGATCAACATTCTATTATGCACAAAATGGTGAAGATGAAATACCCAATAGAATAAATGAGTCAATTAAATTTCTCAAGGAAAACGGTTTTATAAAGGAAAAGGACAGCCTACGAGCAACAGAATTCGGTAAAATGATTAGCAATCTATATATTGATCCGGAAAGCGCGATAATACTCAAAAAGTACTTTGACGATAACGATGACATAGATACAGCTCTTTATTACATCTCGCTTTGCAGGGAAATTGCTCCAATCAATATGCAAGACGACTATGCAGCTATGGAGTTCCTTGAAAGTATTGGCCACATTGATGGAGACATCGAAGCGGCCAAGACAGCGCTAGTATTGAGGGAATGGATTAGCGAAGCTTCAACAAGACGCATATTTGAAATGTATGGCGTAGCGCCTGGTGATCTACAAGCAAGAGTCAACAACGCAGACTGGATATCTTATTCGCTGGCTCATTTAGCTTCAATTTTCAAGCCGGAGCGGAGAAGAAAGTTGGAAATACTTAATATGAGAATAAAAGAGGGAATTAGAGAAGAGTTGATGGATCTTGTCCTGATACCGGCTATAGGTAGGGTAAGAGCACGCAGGCTATATGAAGCGGGCATACATAACGTGCAGGAATTGGCTTTTTCCGATCCATCTAGAATAAAGATGCTGTACGGTTTTTCAGATACTCTCGCAAATGCAGTCGTAAAAAGGGCGAAGGCTATTGTCTCTGAAAGGATTCGTTAA
- a CDS encoding FAD-dependent oxidoreductase, with translation MKIIVIGGGAAGMSAASKAKRVNPDSEVIVVESGSYVSYAECGIPYYLQGVVGHIEDLLHYPLSEFTEKRGIKVLLHTTVTRIDTLHSSVLLNNGDVLKYDRLIIATGSRPKPIDVISDRTISIRSLESAMRARNLIEKSKDVTIVGAGVLGVELASVLAESGKNVKVISKYDRVLPQLDEDIGKIFHEYFSSRIDVQKQSSLKSAEEDRGRVKITTSVDDHECDAVIYATGIIPNSEIAVEAGIKTGDRNAILTNGHMETSEPGVYAAGDVATVRNIVTGLDEMMPLAQIANKAGRVAGSNASNSEMVFPGALGTTLVKVFDYEVGFTGINESRAKALGIPYEKTLIKAKSRANYYPGKQDIYVKIIYGKNDKRLLGAQVIGTDGAAWRLNTIATAIFGGFKVSDLFYDDLGYTPPFGPVWDSIVIAGSVSMRE, from the coding sequence ATGAAGATCATTGTAATAGGAGGGGGGGCGGCTGGCATGTCGGCTGCCTCCAAAGCTAAGCGTGTAAATCCTGATTCAGAAGTAATTGTTGTTGAATCCGGTTCTTATGTATCGTACGCTGAGTGTGGGATACCGTACTATCTTCAAGGTGTCGTGGGCCATATTGAGGATCTTCTGCACTATCCATTGTCAGAGTTTACAGAGAAAAGAGGTATAAAAGTTCTCCTTCACACTACTGTTACGAGAATAGATACATTGCATTCATCTGTATTACTCAATAACGGCGACGTACTAAAGTACGATCGGCTTATTATCGCTACAGGGTCTCGCCCAAAGCCCATTGACGTTATATCCGATAGAACAATCTCAATAAGAAGCTTAGAAAGTGCGATGAGAGCCCGCAACCTGATTGAAAAGTCCAAGGACGTGACGATAGTTGGGGCGGGTGTACTGGGGGTAGAGTTGGCATCGGTTCTCGCGGAGTCTGGTAAAAACGTTAAAGTCATATCAAAATACGATAGGGTTCTGCCGCAGCTCGATGAAGACATAGGCAAAATTTTCCATGAGTATTTTTCAAGCAGAATAGATGTACAAAAACAATCCAGCTTAAAGTCCGCAGAGGAGGATAGGGGAAGAGTAAAGATAACAACTAGCGTTGATGATCACGAGTGCGATGCAGTCATTTACGCTACAGGCATAATACCTAATTCGGAGATAGCCGTGGAAGCTGGCATTAAAACAGGAGATAGAAATGCCATTCTTACAAACGGGCACATGGAAACTTCTGAACCTGGAGTTTATGCTGCAGGAGATGTAGCAACAGTAAGAAATATAGTCACAGGTCTTGACGAGATGATGCCGCTTGCACAGATAGCAAATAAAGCGGGGCGGGTGGCAGGATCAAATGCATCCAATTCGGAAATGGTTTTCCCTGGAGCGCTGGGAACCACGCTTGTAAAGGTCTTCGATTATGAAGTTGGCTTTACAGGGATCAATGAAAGTAGGGCTAAAGCTCTCGGAATTCCATACGAAAAGACTTTAATAAAAGCTAAGAGCAGGGCAAATTATTATCCTGGAAAGCAGGATATATACGTGAAGATAATTTACGGAAAAAACGATAAGAGGCTACTCGGTGCACAGGTAATTGGTACAGATGGTGCAGCATGGCGTCTTAACACCATAGCCACTGCAATATTTGGCGGCTTTAAAGTGTCGGACTTATTCTATGATGATCTTGGATACACGCCACCTTTC
- a CDS encoding DUF167 domain-containing protein: protein MIIHVKVKHGTGDIKEVAESIIIFTREPRENGRANNDIIQQIARHYGVKPSLVRIIRGKYTTNKIIEIRE, encoded by the coding sequence ATGATAATTCACGTCAAGGTTAAACATGGAACGGGCGATATCAAAGAAGTTGCTGAAAGCATCATAATATTTACAAGGGAACCTAGAGAAAATGGAAGAGCAAATAACGATATTATCCAACAAATAGCCAGGCACTATGGAGTTAAGCCGTCTCTGGTTAGGATAATAAGAGGAAAATATACGACAAATAAAATCATAGAGATAAGAGAATGA
- a CDS encoding class I SAM-dependent methyltransferase has product MSLKGFVKVERRMADRTIKMLQSRGYFDSDYEIRHEGDYVLIPVKDGFTGPVVVKDAEKKPKVIPASGSFDIIGTIAITKKDDVEFAKEILKTHKNIKSVYLDKGVKGKERIRDLVLLAGIDSTVALYRENGCIFKIDVSKSYFSPRLATERRRLVDSILDGEFIVDMFAGSGPISIEVAKKRRVKIISIDINCAAIESLQESMRLNSLLGTITPICGDARQLIKDIHDADRIIMNHPTDAFSFLPCALEALKYGGHINYYEILNKDDVTKRLADFNFMRLKVFSYHRVHSYSKLSDLISFDLIREG; this is encoded by the coding sequence TTGTCTCTGAAAGGATTCGTTAAGGTTGAAAGGAGGATGGCCGATCGTACCATAAAGATGCTGCAGTCAAGAGGGTACTTTGATTCTGATTATGAAATAAGGCACGAAGGAGATTACGTCCTAATCCCTGTTAAGGATGGCTTCACGGGACCAGTTGTCGTGAAAGATGCGGAAAAAAAACCAAAAGTAATTCCTGCTTCAGGATCATTCGATATAATAGGCACTATAGCTATAACAAAAAAAGACGATGTTGAATTTGCAAAAGAAATTTTAAAAACGCACAAGAATATAAAAAGTGTTTACCTTGACAAGGGCGTAAAGGGGAAAGAAAGAATACGTGATCTTGTTCTTCTCGCCGGGATCGATAGCACTGTCGCATTGTATAGGGAAAATGGATGTATCTTCAAGATAGATGTATCAAAATCCTATTTTTCTCCCCGCCTCGCAACGGAGAGGCGCAGGCTTGTAGATTCAATATTAGATGGGGAATTTATTGTTGATATGTTTGCCGGCTCCGGCCCAATAAGCATAGAGGTAGCTAAAAAAAGAAGAGTAAAGATAATAAGCATAGACATAAACTGTGCTGCAATTGAAAGCCTGCAGGAAAGCATGAGATTGAATTCACTGCTTGGGACAATTACACCTATATGCGGTGATGCTAGGCAATTAATTAAGGATATTCACGATGCAGACCGCATAATAATGAACCACCCTACTGATGCATTTTCGTTTTTGCCATGTGCTCTAGAAGCTTTAAAATACGGTGGCCACATAAATTATTACGAGATCTTGAATAAAGATGATGTCACAAAAAGACTTGCAGACTTTAATTTTATGAGGCTGAAGGTATTTTCTTACCATAGAGTGCATTCCTATTCTAAACTATCTGATCTGATTTCATTTGATCTAATAAGGGAAGGCTAA